One region of Macadamia integrifolia cultivar HAES 741 chromosome 11, SCU_Mint_v3, whole genome shotgun sequence genomic DNA includes:
- the LOC122092671 gene encoding cationic amino acid transporter 1-like: METESGALRRRACSFTKADFLPEESFKSWGNYAKALGETGMRLKDRVFTRSLDEIELNEMEAQSQHQMKKSLTWWDLIWLGIGAVIGTGIFVLTGQEAKIDAGPAVILSYAVSGVSAMLSVFCYTEFAVEIPAAGGSFAYLRVEMGDFVAFIAAGNIIFEYVISCAAVARSWSSYLATLLNHNANYFRIIAHNLPQDFNQLDPIAVCIISIIGIAAIFSTKFSSRFNYIASILHILIIVFIVVAGLTKADVKNYTEFAPYGAHGIFKASAVLFFAYVGFDAVSTMAEETKNPGRDIPIGLVGSMTITTFAYCLMAATLCLMQPYDQIDPDAPFSIAFKATGMDWAKYIVALGALKGMTSVLLVSAMGQARYLTHIARTHMAPPCLGYVNEKFGTPINATIVMLVATAVIALFTDLNILANLLSISTLFIFMLVAIALLIRRYYVSGISSLRHQIFFITFILVILASSAAIAVCWAIEVASWIPFLLTLIVWFLSTLGLRLFVPQARNPKLWGVPLVPWLPSASIAINIFLLGSIDAKSYMRFAVWTGGLLVYYLFFGLHASYDAARESSDKRAEAAKQLQKMEEGSTNSQMGADMNTCG, encoded by the exons ATGGAGACTGAAAGTGGAGCATTGAGAAGGAGGGCATGTTCTTTTACAAAAGCTGATTTCTTGCCTGAAGAGTCCTTCAAGAGTTGGGGGAACTATGCAAAAGCATTGGGAGAGACAGGCATGCGGTTGAAGGACAGAGTTTTTACTCGGTCCCTCGATGAAATTGAGCTCAATGAGATGGAAGCTCAAAGTCAGCATCAGATGAAGAAGAGCCTAACTTGGTGGGATCTCATATGGTTGGGCATCGGTGCTGTCATTGGTACGGGTATCTTTGTTCTCACTGGTCAAGAGGCCAAAATTGATGCTGGTCCTGCTGTTATTCTCTCATATGCTGTCTCAGGTGTCTCAGCAATGCTATCTGTCTTTTGTTACACTGAATTTGCTGTTGAGATCCCTGCAGCAG GTGGCTCATTTGCATACCTTAGGGTGGAGATGGGTGACTTTGTAGCCTTCATCGCGGCTGGAAACATCATATTTGAGTATGTGATTAGTTGTGCAGCTGTGGCTCGTTCATGGAGTTCCTATCTTGCAACTCTTCTCAACCACAATGCGAATTATTTCCGTATCATTGCCCACAACCTCCCACAAGATTTCAACCAACTAGATCCAATTGCTGTCTGCATCATTTCTATTATAGGCATTGCAGCCATATTCAGTACTAAATTCTCTTCGCGTTTCAATTACATTGCTTCTATTCTACACATTCTTATCATTGTATTCATTGTTGTTGCTGGCCTTACTAAGGCTGATGTTAAGAACTATACTGAATTCGCACCTTACGGAGCCCATGGCATCTTTAAGGCATCAGCAGTCCTCTTCTTCGCATATGTTGGATTCGATGCAGTTTCAACCATGGCAGAGGAGACTAAGAACCCTGGTAGGGATATCCCAATTGGTCTTGTAGGATCCATGACAATCACCACATTTGCTTACTGCTTAATGGCAGCCACACTTTGCCTAATGCAACCCTATGATCAGATTGACCCTGATGCTCCATTCTCTATAGCTTTCAAGGCCACAGGAATGGATTGGGCTAAGTACATTGTTGCACTTGGGGCCTTAAAGGGTATGACGAGCGTTTTATTAGTCAGTGCAATGGGTCAAGCAAGGTACCTTACTCACATTGCTAGGACACATATGGCCCCTCCTTGTTTGGGTTATGTCAATGAGAAGTTTGGGACACCCATTAATGCCACAATTGTAATGCTAGTTGCAACTGCTGTCATTGCTCTGTTCACTGACCTTAATATCCTTGCCAACCTCCTCTCTATCTCAACTCTATTCATCTTCATGCTTGTTGCGATCGCTCTCCTCATCCGGAGGTACTACGTGAGCGGTATAAGCTCATTGAGACACCAAATCTTCTTTATCACATTCATTCTAGTTATTCTTGCATCATCTGCTGCAATTGCAGTATGCTGGGCAATAGAAGTGGCAAGTTGGATACCATTTCTACTTACATTGATTGTGTGGTTCCTTTCGACACTTGGACTAAGGTTGTTTGTTCCACAAGCTCGGAATCCAAAGCTATGGGGTGTTCCCCTAGTACCCTGGTTGCCATCGGCATCGATTGCTATCAACATCTTCCTTTTAGGCTCCATCGACGCGAAGTCATACATGCGGTTTGCAGTATGGACTGGTGGCCTCTTGGTGTACTATTTGTTCTTTGGGCTCCATGCTTCATATGATGCAGCAAGGGAGTCAAGTGACAAGAGGGCAGAGGCTGCTAAACAACTGCAAAAGATGGAAGAGGGATCGACGAATTCTCAAATGGGGGCAGACATGAATACATGTGGTTAG